One segment of Castanea sativa cultivar Marrone di Chiusa Pesio chromosome 3, ASM4071231v1 DNA contains the following:
- the LOC142628172 gene encoding putative serine/threonine-protein kinase WNK9: protein MNVLQHLEQDYSEFVEVDPTGRYGRYNEILGKGASKTVYKAFDEYEGIEVAWNQVKLYDFLQSPEDLERLYCEIHLLKTLKHKNIMKFYTSWVDTANMNINFVTEMFTSGTLRQYRLKHKRVNIRAVKHWCRQILRGLLYLHSHDPPVIHRDLKCDNIFVNGNQGEVKIGDLGLAAILKKSHAAHCVGTPEFMAPEVYEEAYNELVDIYSFGMCILEMVTFEYPYSECTHPAQIYKKVTSGRKPDALYKVKDPEVRKFVEKCLATVSLRLSAWELLNDPFLQLDDCEYDLRPVDYGRELDDTGPLIRQPLPEFHHSNSGFSNGCSNGFGFEAQNEWSYHSVEIESNGIELFEHHDDDHTEDVDISIKGKKSKDGGIFLRLRISDKEGRIRNIYFPFDVETDTALSVATEMVAELDITDQDVTRIADMIDGEIASLVPEWRPGPGLEETPQFANQGLCHNCASNHTSSGSFMDFLSDNQGIKNMQVLQCCRHGCAASMHGRFEEITFQAEESENHVTYGTPNMSSDTDYQEIWSQHESRELSSVGSGQSNSYEEYEKLEQSIVTEEENDVSMNNDNTSKEGNLIGNLSGSHSLSLKPSLYRDLSGHYKKEIQQELRWLKAKYQMEIRELKDQQLGMSKSSNCGYREDKVDDLTLQDDTNGTPSKSCSYDGEFGSNFPALVNKRCPNSETQRAKNCEAMKDPSNAEDMFTAKRFYTSSLLPNSLHRTVSLPVDAVDI from the exons atgAATGTTCTTCAACATCTTGAACAAGATTACTCTGAGTTTGTTGAAGTTGATCCGACTGGCAGATATGGCAGA TACAATGAAATCCTTGGCAAAGGAGCTTCAAAGACAGT TTACAAGGCATTTGATGAGTATGAAGGGATTGAAGTTGCTTGGAACCAGGTAAAGCTTTACGATTTCCTGCAAAGCCCTGAAGACCTTGAGAGACTCTACTGCGAGATTCATCTCCTTAAAACATTGAAGCACAAGAACATTATGAAATTTTACACTTCTTGGGTTGATACTGCAAATATGAACATCAATTTTGTGACTGAAATGTTCACTTCTGGGACTCTGAGGCA gTATAGACTAAAGCACAAGAGAGTTAACATTAGAGCAGTAAAGCACTGGTGTAGGCAGATCTTGAGAGGGCTTCTTTATCTTCATAGCCATGACCCTCCTGTGATCCACAGAGATCTCAAGTGTGATAATATCTTTGTTAATGGGAACCAAGGGGAAGTGAAGATTGGTGATCTTGGCCTCGCTGCAATTCTAAAGAAATCGCATGCAGCTCACTGTGTTG GGACTCCTGAGTTCATGGCTCCAGAAGTGTATGAGGAGGCTTATAATGAGTTAGTTGACATTTACTCATTTGGGATGTGTATATTGGAAATGGTCACTTTTGAATATCCTTATAGTGAGTGCACTCATCCTGCTCAAATTTACAAGAAAGTTACTTCT GGAAGAAAACCAGATGCTTTATACAAAGTAAAGGATCCCGAAGTGCGGAAATTTGTGGAGAAATGCCTGGCAACTGTGTCTCTAAGGCTGTCTGCTTGGGAGCTTCTGAATGACCCTTTTCTCCAATTAGATGACTGTGAATATGATTTGAGACCAGTAGATTATGGTAGAGAACTAGATGACACAGGGCCCCTGATAAGGCAGCCTCTCCCTGAATTTCATCACAGTAATAGCGGCTTTAGTAACGGATGCTCAAATGGTTTTGGTTTTGAAGCCCAAAACGAATGGAGCTATCATTCAGTTGAGATCGAATCAAATGGAATTGAACTTTTTGAGCACCACGATGATGACCATACTGAAGATGTTGACATAAGTATCAAAGGGAAGAAGAGTAAAGATGGTGGCATCTTTTTAAGACTTAGAATTTCAGATAAAGAAG GCCGTATCCGGAACATTTATTTTCCATTCGATGTTGAGACAGATACTGCATTGAGTGTGGCAACCGAAATGGTTGCAGAACTTGATATTACTGATCAGGATGTGACCAGAATAGCAGATATGATTGATGGAGAAATTGCTTCCTTGGTGCCTGAATGGAGACCAGGGCCAGGGTTAGAGGAAACACCCCAGTTTGCTAATCAAGGCCTCTGTCATAATTGTGCTTCCAACCATACCTCAAGTGGTTCCTTCATGGATTTTCTGTCAGATAATCAAGGCATCAAGAATATGCAAGTTCTTCAATGCTGTAGACATGGATGTGCTGCTTCAATGCATGGCCGGTTCGAGGAGATTACATTCCAAGCAGAGGAGTCTGAGAATCATGTGACATACGGTACACCAAACATGTCAAGCGACACTGATTATCAGGAAATATGGAGTCAGCATGAGAGCCGCGAGCTTAGTTCAGTTGGCTCTGGCCAGAGCAATTCATATGAGGAATATGAGAAATTGGAGCAATCGATAGTAACTGAGGAAGAGAATGACGTTAGTATGAACAATGATAATACCTCCAAAGAAGGAAACTTAATTGGAAATTTATCAGGttcacattctctctctttgaagCCATCTTTGTATCGTGACCTGTCTGGACATTATAAGAAAGAAATCCAGCAGGAATTGAGATGGCTTAAAGCAAAGTACCAAATGGAAATAAGGGAACTTAAGGATCAACAGTTAGGAATGTCAAAATCTTCAAATTGTGGATATAGAGAAGACAAAGTAGATGATTTAACACTACAAGATGACACCAATGGAACTCCCTCGAAATCTTGTTCTTATGATGGGGAGTTTGGTTCCAATTTCCCTGCTCTTGTCAATAAGAGATGCCCCAATTCGGAAACCCAAAGGGCCAAAAATTGCGAGGCAATGAAGGATCCCTCAAATGCTGAGGATATGTTCACTGCCAAGAGATTCTACACAAGCTCATTGCTTCCAAATTCTCTTCACAGGACAGTTTCTCTCCCAGTTGATGCTGTTGATATATAA